The Cohaesibacter gelatinilyticus genome contains the following window.
ATGCTTTCTCTGTCCCAACTTCCTTGATGTGAGAGGCCGCGCGATGTGCAAGATTCACTGCTTCTCGAGACATGGGCCACACAGCACGAGTTTCATGAGAACTGGCAATAACGAGTGTTTTCTGATCAGCTACTTTGACAAAAGCTTTTTGCTCGATCATCAAGTCTCGACCAACAGGTAATTGGTTGAATTTAAGCGATGCATCACCACCACTTTTTACAGCTTTCAGATACTCCTGTACATACGTCTCTTTCGTTTGCTTTTGGATGGCCTTTGCTGTCATTCCATTTAGGTTTGGCCTGATGGCATGACAAATAGCAGTACCCGTACCGTCATACACTTCAATATGGTATCCATCGCCAATATAGACATGTTGCTCAGACGCAAAGTCAGCACACGCTTCTTCTCTGCCAACACGTTTAAAATGATCAACCGCTGAAACAGCTAATTTGGCCAACTTGCTTTCAGAAATTTTTGAAGGCAATAGCTTGTGAAGATTCAAGCTTAGAAACATCTCATCGTTGATTCTTGCTACATAGCCAGATCTTTGAATGGCTTCATCACGCTTTTGCGTGCTCCCACGATAATCAAGCCATTGATCTCCTCCGTCTAGTGCAGCACCAATTTGCTCCCGAATGAATTTCTTGCCATGGATGCCTCTCATTTCGCTTATATTTTTACCTAACGAGCCGCCCCAACCATTGCAGATCATGACCCCTTCATAATTGAGAACCATGATCCTCATGGCTCGATCTCGGAACTCAGATTCTATAGCTGAAAAACTTTGGCAAGCTTTCTTCAACCCGTCAGCGCGAATATCCGAAACCAGTTTTTCTGCCAATTGCTCGATGTTTGGTTCGGCTGGTGACGCAATCGCGGTTCTTATAAAGCCAACAACGAGAAACGAGCACAGCACGGCTACCAGGGAGTATTTGTATATTAATTTCAGCATTTTGAATGGAACCACTTGTCGTTAGCGAATTCTTTGAAATGGGGCGGAAATCATCTCCGCAAAACTCGGGAGACGCTCAAAAAATATGACAAGCAACTTTAGCGAGAGTTAATGAAAAGACGTTTCACTCCTGCAGCACAGCAACCAAGCACCTTGCTACCTCTTCAAACAAATCCTCCAGCTCGGCCAAATTTGACCAGATCAGTTTGATGTCGACTTTGGCTTCCGGGGTGATGATGGGGATGGTTTTAAGCGTTTCGCCGTCATAGCAGGTGCGCCGGGTGGGCGGGAATAGCTGATGCCGACGCCGTTGCCGTGGGCGGCCATGGAGCGCATGAGTTCCAGCGATCTGACCGGAGGGGCGATGCTTGGGATGATATGCAATACAATTGGTTCGATGGGTGGGGTTTAAACACCACCAACTCGCCGAAAAATCCTTTCAATCGCAGGGTTTTACTCATTGCTCATACTACGTACATAGATACCCCTGGCTAAAGCCGGGGTCCTATGGCTTGCGCCCGCTATCGCGTCTGCTTACAACTCCTGCCGGAGTTGTCCTGAATCCTGCTGCCCTTGGTGCTCCACATAGCGACGTATCGTTTCTTCGTCCAGCCAGACACTGCTCACGAAATAGCCAGGTGACCAGATAATGTTTTCCTTCCAATAAACTTTCGAAAGCCACGGAAAGAATTTACGCATACGGGACGCCAATTGGCTTTTTAGCTGCCCCATAACGTCTGCAATACTGTATTTGGGAGGAATGACCATCAACATATGCAGATGGTCTTGGTCAAAGCCAATTGTCTCTATCGTAACACCGGGCATTGCGCGCAGCAGGCCGGGCAGAGTTTTACGGATGTACGAACAGACACCAGGCTTCAGGATCTTGCGACGATATTTGCAAACCCACACCACATCATATCGAAGGCAATACATGCTGTGGGACGTTTTGATGACTTCCATGAAACCAGAATATCGTCTCAAGGCTCATTCATCCACGGCTAATCTGTCTACGGCCACATAAAGAATGAACATTTAACATGGTTATATCCAATGATCATGAAGCGCCAAATAGCCTTCCTTACAACACAGGAAGAGTTTTTCACGTCGGCACCACATAAGCTGTGCAACACTTTGTCAAACGATTTGAACCGATCTGTGACTTCCAACAAATTCGCACCACAACTAGGCTGAAAGAAGGTTTTTCCTATGTATGATCTTACTCGCTTTCCAACCATCATAGTCTCTGGAAAGCCGCTCACTCAAGGCATGAATACCGCAGGAGAATCATTGGGAATGGGGGCGTCGGGTGGTATGGCGTCGATTGGACGTATGATGTCGGCGCAAACAGAGATAACCAATCATACCTTGGAAAGCCTGATCCAGTTTCTTCATATGAGAACGTCGACGACACGCAATGCCTATGATCGTTCCAAACGATGGTGGGGGCGCTTCTACAATCGCATGTCCAGTGAGCACCCAATTTATGTGCAGATGAGCGGCCACCACCTTATTTAGATTTTGACTGCAATTGGACTGGAAACAGTAACTGCAGACATACCACATCAGGCACAATGCGGCATTCGGATTGATATCGCAGAAAACTATCTATCCAGGATCAGGAAGGATTGAATCAAAGCATTTCATGCACCTTTTCAGACTTGCAAGACGACGTCCACCCACTCCCCCATCGGTTCGAAGTGGCTCTTGGGATCGCCACAGACATGGCAGATCCAGTCATCGGGAAGATCCTCAAAGGCAACACCTGGCGGAATGGGATTATCCTCATCATTGATATTCATATCGCCCACCGAAGGATCATAGATGTAAGGATCACAATCGTGATTGGTGCAGGACCATTTTTCCAGCTTGATGACTTTGGTATTCGGCTCAGCTTGCACACCACGCTCACCGAAAGCTGCAAAAATACCAGCAAAGATCAACGCCAAAATATCACGTCGGTCTGTCATTTTCGGTTTGGCCATGGTCAGGTTCCAGTACCGAATTGATCCATATTCATTGGGCATAAGCTCAAAAGGAACTGGCCGGGCAACCCAAGGGACCCGGCCAGCAAGCTTGTTCCACCTGAAGGGCGATTTAGCCTACAAGACCGCCATCCTCACGGGTGACAGCAATGATTGCAGAGCGAGGAACGCTATCACCGCCTTCTGGCCAATGACTGTCGCCACGCTCGCCAGGATGCTGAATACCCACCAGCATGGTGCGGCGATCAGCGGTCCAGGACAGGCCGGTTACTTCGCACTGTTTTGGGCCAACCAGAAAGCGGCGGATCTCTCCGGTAACAGGATCACCGGCCAGCATCTGATTGTTGCCTTGTCCGGCAAAATCCTTCTCATTGGAATAATTGCCATCCGTCTGAATCCAGAGCAGGCCGTTGGAGTCAAATTTCAAACCATCCGGAGAATTGAACATGTTATCCGGATTGACATTGTCAGATCCGGCACGATCATCTTCATGGACAGTCGGGTTACCAGCAATCACGAAAAGATCCCATGCAAAGCCTTTGGCAGTATGGTCACCAGCATTTGGTTTCCATCGCAAGATCTGACCATATTTGTTGGCTTCACGCGGGTTCGGACCACCAACCGGCGTCAAATCACCACCTTTGTTCGGCTTGATGCCACGGTTCTTGTTATTGGTCAGAGCACAGTAAACTTCATCCGCTTTGGGGTTGGCTGCAACCCATTCAGGACGATCCATGGTGGTGGCGCCGACCTTGGATCCAGCGATACGCGCATGGATGCAGATTTCCGCCTGGCTGGCCATGCCGGTGGTCTCAGGATTGAGCTCAAGCCATTCGCCAGCACCATTGTCATGGAATTTGGCAACATAAAGAGATCCTTCACTCAGAAGAGTATCGGTTTCCCCACCCGGCGCATAGACACCTTTGGAGACAAAGCGATACAGAAACTCGCCACGCTCATCATCCCCCATATAGACAACAACACGGCCATCCTTGTTGACCACACATTCCGCATTTTCATGCTTGAAGCGGC
Protein-coding sequences here:
- a CDS encoding rubredoxin, with product MAKPKMTDRRDILALIFAGIFAAFGERGVQAEPNTKVIKLEKWSCTNHDCDPYIYDPSVGDMNINDEDNPIPPGVAFEDLPDDWICHVCGDPKSHFEPMGEWVDVVLQV
- the tnpA gene encoding IS200/IS605 family transposase, whose protein sequence is MEVIKTSHSMYCLRYDVVWVCKYRRKILKPGVCSYIRKTLPGLLRAMPGVTIETIGFDQDHLHMLMVIPPKYSIADVMGQLKSQLASRMRKFFPWLSKVYWKENIIWSPGYFVSSVWLDEETIRRYVEHQGQQDSGQLRQEL
- a CDS encoding cache domain-containing protein, which gives rise to MLKLIYKYSLVAVLCSFLVVGFIRTAIASPAEPNIEQLAEKLVSDIRADGLKKACQSFSAIESEFRDRAMRIMVLNYEGVMICNGWGGSLGKNISEMRGIHGKKFIREQIGAALDGGDQWLDYRGSTQKRDEAIQRSGYVARINDEMFLSLNLHKLLPSKISESKLAKLAVSAVDHFKRVGREEACADFASEQHVYIGDGYHIEVYDGTGTAICHAIRPNLNGMTAKAIQKQTKETYVQEYLKAVKSGGDASLKFNQLPVGRDLMIEQKAFVKVADQKTLVIASSHETRAVWPMSREAVNLAHRAASHIKEVGTEKACAEFTKRSKVFSVGYLHPMVFDLEGVRICDPLNPRFNGRNISRLADIDGKRFVTEYIRTARSGGLKWVEQRRYSQILDMKQTLRTYVVNATQSAFVVVEMHSVPTLTPRDEVAILLARKAKTTVSQFGVETACKKFADESSEFRDTDKHIELYKNNGTQICNPDKPQFNGRGLITLDDIMQRPFIRHFANASSAGGQMWVNFHWMSSNRDKIAEKKGYVLPLDNESFVVVPILKDERSVWGLHSYWRSNP